Within the Arthrobacter sp. UKPF54-2 genome, the region GAAGGGGCTGGTGGTGTCTGCGGCGAAGTTGGTGGCCACCACGCCGGGGTGGAACGCCGCCGTGGAGATGCCGGCCGCGTGGTACCTGTGGTGCAGCTCCGCCGTGAAGAGGATGTTCTCGAGCTTCGCGTTGCCGTAGGCCAGGTTGGCTGAGTACTTGTTCGCAACCTCCAGGTCGTCAATGTCCAGCCGGCCGTACAGCGAGTTGGCGGCGCTGGAGGTATTGATGACGGTGGCCCCACTGGCGGTAAGCACGTCCATCAGCTCGGTGGTGAGCAGGAACGGCGCCAGGTGGTTGATCTGGAAAGTCTTCTCGTGGCCGTCCACGGTGAGCTCGCGGGCGCCCATGATCCCGCCGGCGTTGTTCGCCAGCACGTCAATCCGGGGATACTTCTCCCTCAGCTGCGCCGCGAGCCGCCGGACCTGCGCCAGGTCCGCGAAGTCGGCGACGAAATAGTCCGCACCCAGCTCCGCCGCGATCCGTTCGGTCTTTTCCGCGGAACGCCCGACGACGACGACGTGCTCCCCTTGGGCGGCCAGCGCCCGCGCCGCTGACGCACCAATGCCGTCGCTGGCGCCGGTAATAACGATCGTCCGTGCAGTCATGGGGTCTCCAGTGGTCGTGGCTTCAAAGGGTCAAGCTACTCAAGGGTAACCAACGCCGGACGGCAGTCCGGTGTTCCGTGGCTGGTTCAGTTTTGGCCGTTAAATGGCTCAGGCCCCGACAGTGTGTGTCGGGGCCTGGCTGTAATGGTTGTCCGGCGGTGACCTACTCTCCCACACCCTCCCGGGTGCAGTACCATCGGCGCTGTGGGTCTTAGCTTCCGGGTTCGGAATGGGACCGGGCGTTTCCCCCACGCTATGACCGCCGTAACCCTTGCTCCGCACCCTGGGGCTGTGAAAGCCGGCCCGGGGTGGGAAATCTGTGGTTACAACTTGTGGTGTTGTATTCAGTTGTTTTGGTTCCTGTGCAACGTTTCGTCTGGCGACGGGTTTGTTGTTTGGGAACCACATAGTGGACGCAAGCAGTCTTGTTTCTTTGTACCCTTCCCGTGGTGCGAACCCCTTTTGATGTTGGTTCGCGGGAGGGGTGTGTGGTGTAAGTTATCGGCCTATTAGTACCGGTCAGCTTCACGAGTCGTTAGTCCTCGCTTCCACATCCGGCCTATCAACCCAGTGGTCTGGCTGGGGGCCTCTCACACGCAAGGTGTATGGAAATCTCATCTCGAAGCGAGCTTCCCGCTTAGATGCTTTCAGCGGTTATCCCATCCGAACGTAGCTAATCAGCGGTGCACTTGGCAGTACAACTGACACACCAGAGGTTCGTCCGTCCCGGTCCTCTCGTACTAAGGACAGCCCTTCTCAAATTTCCTGCGCGCGCAGCGGATAGGGACCGAACTGTCTCACGACGTTCTAAACCCAGCTCGCGTACCGCTTTAATGGGCGAACAGCCCAACCCTTGGGACCTACTCCAGCCCCAGGATGCGACGAGCCGACATCGAGGTGCCAAACCATGCCGTCGATATGGACTCTTGGGCAAGATCAGCCTGTTATCCCCGAGGTACCTTTTATCCGTTGAGCGACGGCCATTCCACAATGTACCGCCGGATCACTAGTCCCGACTTTCGTCCCTGCTCGAGATGTCTCTCTCACAGTCAAGCTCCCTTGTGCACTTACACTCGACACCTGATTGCCAACCAGGCTGAGGGAACCTTTGGGCGCCTCCGTTACTTTTTAGGAGGCAACCGCCCCAGTTAAACTACCCATCAGGCACTGTCCCTGACCCGGATTACGGGCCGAAGTTAGATGTCCAAAGTGACCAGAGTGGTATTTCAACGATGACTCCACCCGAACTGGCGTCCGGGCTTCAACGTCTCCCACCTATCCTACACAAGCCACTCCGAACACCAATACCAAACTATAGTAAAGGTCTCGGGGTCTTTCCGTCCTGCTGCGCGTAACGAGCATCTTTACTCGTACTGCAATTTCGCCGAGTTTATGGTTGAGACAGCGGGGAAGTCGTTACTCCATTCGTGCAGGTCGGAACTTACCCGACAAGGAATTTCGCTACCTTAGGATGGTTATAGTTACCACCGCCGTTTACTGGGGCTTAAATTCTCAGCTTCGCCTTGCGGCTAACCGGTCCTCTTAACCTTCCAGCACCGGGCAGGAGTCAGTCCGTATACATCGTCTTGCGACTTCGCACGGACCTGTGTTTTTAGTAAACAGTCGCTTCCCCCTGGTCTCTGCGGCCCCTGCACGCTCCGGACAGCAAGTGTCCATCACGATAGGGGCCCCCCTTCTCCCGAAGTTACGGGGGCATTTTGCCGAGTTCCTTAACCATAATTCTCTCGATCGCCTTAGTATTCTCTACCTGATCACCTGTGTCGGTTTGGGGTACGGGCGGCTAAAACCTCGCGTCGATGCTTTTCTAGGCAGCATAGGATCACCGAATCCCCCCATACGGGGGTCCCGTCGGGTCTCAGGCATCATGAACGGCGGATTTGCCTACCGTTCGCCCTACATCCTTAGACCGGGACAACCATCGCCCGGCTCGGCTACCTTCCTGCGTCACACCTGTTAATACGCTTGCCTCCCAGGTTTCGGTCCCGCGCTCCACCAAAACCCTTCACCCACAAGGGGTGTCGGGCAGGTCTCGGGCGGTTAGTATCCCCTGTTCAGCATGGGCGGTTTTTCGCCGGTACGGGAATATCAACCCGTTGTCCATCGACTACGCCTGTCGGCCTCGCCTTAGGTCCCGACTTACCCAGGGCAGATTAGCTTGACCCTGGAACCCTTGATCATTCGGCGGACGGGTTTCTCACCCGTCTTTCGCTACTCATGCCTGCATTCTCACTCGTGTAGGCTCCACCGCTGGTTTCCACCGCGACTTCACTGCCCACACGACGCTCCCCTACCCATCCAGACGCCTGAACCACAAGGGCTTAGCTACTATCTGAATGCCACAACTTCGGCGGTGTACTTGAGCCCCGCTACATTGTCGGCGCGGAATCACTTGACCAGTGAGCTATTACGCACTCTTTTAAGGATGGCTGCTTCTAAGCCAACCTCCTGGTTGTCTTCGCAACTCCACATCCTTTCCCACTTAGCACACGCTTAGGGGCCTTAGTTGGTGGTCTGGGCTGTTTCCCTCTCGACTATGAAGCTTATCCCCCACAGTCTCACTGCTGCGCTCTCACTTACCGGCATTCGGAGTTTGGCTGACGTCAGTAACCTTGTAGGGCCCATTAGCCATCCAGTAGCTCTACCTCCGGTAAGAAACACGCAACGCTGCACCTAAATGCATTTCGGGGAGAACCAGCTATCACGAAGTTTGATTGGCCTTTCACCCCTACCCACAGCTCATCCCCTCCATTTTCAACTGAAGTGGGTTCGGTCCTCCACGACGTCTTACCGTCGCTTCAACCTGGCCATGGGTAGATCACTTCGCTTCGGGTCTAGATCACGCCACTGCAACGCCCTGTTCAGACTCGCTTTCGCTACGGCTTCCCCACACGGGTTAACCTCGCGACGTAACACTAACTCGCAGGCTCATTCTTCAAAAGGCACGCCGTCACCCCAACACAGCAAGCTGCGGAGGCTCCGACGGATTGTAAGCACACGGTTTCAGGTACTGTTTCACTCCCCTCCCGGGGTACTTTTCACCTTTCCCTCACGGTACTGGTCCGCTATCGGTCATTAGGGAGTATTTAGGCTTATCAGGTGGTCCTGACAGATTCGCACGGGATTTCTCGGGCCCCGTGCTACTTGGGATACTTCCCAGGCGGCACACTACATTTCGGTTACGGGGCTCACACCCTCTCTGGCCGGCCTTTCAAGACCGTTCACCTATGTACATGCTCTCACCCCACTGTCCCGGCAGAGACAGAACGGAAAGTCCCACAACCCCGACCATGCAACGCCCGCCGGCTATCACACATGGAACGGTTTAGCCTGATCCGCGTTCGCTCGCCACTACTAACGGAATCACTATTGTTTTCTCTTCCTGCGGGTACTGAGATGTTTCACTTCCCCGCGTTCCCTCCACGCACCCTATGTGTTCAGATGCGGGTCACCAGATCACTCGCGCGTCTGGCGGGGTTTCCCCATTCGGACACCCTGGGATCACAGTCCGGTTATCGACTCCCCCAGGCTTATCGCAGATTCCTACGTCCTTCTTCGGCTCCTAATGCCAAGGCATCCACCGTGTGCTCTTAAAAACTTGACCACAAAAGATCAAGGAGTAATTTCGAGAGAACCACGAAACCAACCACACCCAACAACACCACCCCAAAAGAGTGACACCATCACGCGCAGCCAGATCCAGGTTCATATTCTTGGAAATTGCTTCTTATAAAAGATGCTCGCGTCCACTATGTAGTTCTCAAACAACAACCCCGTACCACACACCCCACACACCCGGACCCCAAAGGGACCCATACAGTGCATGAAACGTCGCAGCCGGGAAACCAGAAACACAAGTCCCGGACACCACCACCCGAAGGCCGTGGCAACCGGTCCTGTTGTCTCAGGACCCAACAGTGTGCCAAACACTAAACCGCCCGAACCCTCACACACCGTTCCAGGACCCACACAAGGGTGGATCCGTACTTGGTGCCGGAGGAAACGCAGCGGCCGCTATTTGTTGATATTCCACCCGTGAGCACCCGCCGCAGAACTTGCGTCTGCGCAACGGGCGTACTCCTGACAACACCACCACACAAACACTGTGGCTTGGCGGGGTTGTTGTAGGTGCTCCTTAGAAAGGAGGTGATCCAGCCGCACCTTCCGGTACGGCTACCTTGTTACGACTTAGTCCCAATCGCCAGTCCCACCTTCGACAGCTCCCTCCCACAAGGGGTTAGGCCACCGGCTTCGGGTGTTACCAACTTTCGTGACTTGACGGGCGGTGTGTACAAGGCCCGGGAACGTATTCACCGCAGCGTTGCTGATCTGCGATTACTAGCGACTCCGACTTCATGGGGTCGAGTTGCAGACCCCAATCCGAACTGAGACCGGCTTTTTGGGATTAGCTCCACCTCACAGTATCGCAACCCTTTGTACCGGCCATTGTAGCATGCGTGAAGCCCAAGACATAAGGGGCATGATGATTTGACGTCGTCCCCACCTTCCTCCGAGTTGACCCCGGCAGTCTCCCATGAGTCCCCGCCATTACGCGCTGGCAACATGGAACGAGGGTTGCGCTCGTTGCGGGACTTAACCCAACATCTCACGACACGAGCTGACGACAACCATGCACCACCTGTGAACCGACCGCAAGCGGGGCACCTGTTTCCAGGTATTACCGGTTCATGTCAAGCCTTGGTAAGGTTCTTCGCGTTGCATCGAATTAATCCGCATGCTCCGCCGCTTGTGCGGGCCCCCGTCAATTCCTTTGAGTTTTAGCCTTGCGGCCGTACTCCCCAGGCGGGGCACTTAATGCGTTAGCTACGGCGCGGAAAACGTGGAATGTCCCCCACACCTAGTGCCCAACGTTTACGGCATGGACTACCAGGGTATCTAATCCTGTTCGCTCC harbors:
- a CDS encoding SDR family NAD(P)-dependent oxidoreductase, producing the protein MTARTIVITGASDGIGASAARALAAQGEHVVVVGRSAEKTERIAAELGADYFVADFADLAQVRRLAAQLREKYPRIDVLANNAGGIMGARELTVDGHEKTFQINHLAPFLLTTELMDVLTASGATVINTSSAANSLYGRLDIDDLEVANKYSANLAYGNAKLENILFTAELHHRYHAAGISTAAFHPGVVATNFAADTTSPFRFMYRSFLNRFMLSPEQGAETLVWLATAVPGQEWASGAYYFKRAIAKGNKQAYDAELARELWERSAAMVAQDVDKLDPRS